One Frankia alni ACN14a DNA window includes the following coding sequences:
- a CDS encoding SDR family NAD(P)-dependent oxidoreductase, which produces MTGRLDGKTVLLTGAGSGLGRESAHLFSAEGARVVVTDVRPERVERVVGEIKAAGGDVTGTPCDVRDPKDCAAAVAAAVATYGRVDALMCSAGIPEEGFGATPFEEATLESFVDVVSTNLFGVYHAARAVVPHMKANRAGTILAVSSMAGLVAYPGFPGYVAAKHGVNGLVKSLSLDLGRFGIRANALCPAHGMSVNFAMPPDAEVLGLSYEQAQPSWDPYAGSIPLKLARPPALRDNANAALFLISDESAYMSGVCLPATDGGNLARSSIIFPSDLDASSDTAPDGVLPADQAARLA; this is translated from the coding sequence CCTGCTGACCGGCGCCGGCTCCGGTCTGGGTCGCGAGAGCGCCCACCTGTTCTCCGCCGAGGGTGCGCGCGTGGTTGTCACCGACGTGCGTCCCGAGCGGGTCGAACGTGTCGTCGGCGAGATCAAGGCGGCCGGCGGGGATGTCACCGGCACGCCCTGCGACGTCCGCGACCCGAAGGACTGTGCGGCCGCCGTCGCCGCGGCGGTGGCGACCTACGGGCGGGTCGACGCGCTCATGTGCTCGGCCGGCATTCCGGAAGAGGGGTTCGGCGCGACACCGTTCGAGGAGGCCACGCTCGAGTCGTTCGTGGACGTCGTGTCGACCAACCTCTTCGGCGTGTACCACGCGGCGCGCGCCGTGGTACCGCACATGAAGGCGAACCGGGCGGGGACGATCCTCGCGGTCTCTTCGATGGCCGGGCTGGTCGCCTACCCCGGCTTCCCGGGCTACGTCGCCGCCAAGCACGGGGTCAACGGTCTGGTAAAGTCCCTGTCGCTCGATCTGGGGCGGTTCGGCATCCGGGCCAACGCGCTGTGCCCCGCGCACGGCATGAGCGTGAACTTCGCGATGCCGCCCGACGCCGAGGTGCTCGGCCTGTCGTACGAGCAGGCGCAGCCGTCGTGGGACCCCTACGCAGGGTCGATCCCCCTGAAGCTGGCCCGTCCCCCCGCTCTTCGCGACAACGCCAACGCCGCCCTGTTCCTGATCAGCGACGAGTCGGCGTACATGTCGGGCGTGTGCCTGCCGGCCACGGACGGCGGCAACCTCGCCCGCAGCTCGATCATCTTTCCCAGCGACCTCGACGCGTCGTCGGACACGGCACCCGACGGCGTGCTGCCCGCCGACCAGGCCGCCCGGCTCGCCTAG